From a region of the Alnus glutinosa chromosome 1, dhAlnGlut1.1, whole genome shotgun sequence genome:
- the LOC133882377 gene encoding protein TIME FOR COFFEE isoform X2 gives MDRNREARRATMAASNGLSRRRHRGSSLRDSPEEDGPVELQETARLRDRGGNGKKDRDRDRDRERERDRDRLSRSKRRRADRLLHSREDGGEESSEESVNDEEDDEDDDGAASVRMLPPNPPPLSSSATAMSNHRKSFPPPAKVFRAAPTWKAADEMIGVSVPRKARSASTKRSHECWASSASGVGAEQIHHQASTSPVRPSHVSISVAAASPAPASPSSSNASLRKKMPNGPKLRPPKSSSKSSSSAQDEIEIEIAEVLYGMLRQPQGPSKQEILANDSVKFDPRELNKSSGDAKSRVSSPISNSPSAAPQSSSIPPQNSSSSVTPISAVVAPKRKKPRAVKYDDESPSIFTVRNSPISTTNKAEIDQPAKIEASSSPNLEKKPGSAAENGGVPNDLANPQVVQASLEAPPESTAKAESNPLSDSKPLTGESEGKDVGTSKEEPQSPKKESPVVRVDDNRDDVKANKANSTISEVESHKEEKFQIDLMAPPPPPLRSSPERDGEIDFVAVDPKSMVTDAETEIKPVVKEDEKAVKICKEEVVNVENEKAKSLAAEEAQSQTPVVVRKERNIDLQVDLEKTDRDSGTASVSGNKLHHHVQKQQPQHASTERTQTSSLPLPMSVPGWPGGLPPMGYMAPLQGVVSMDGSTVSPAAVQPPHLLFSQPRPKRCATHCYIARNILCDQRLARINPFWPAAAGSASLYGAKPCNLNVVPPVELHGNIPVRGVSSTQDKGQGVAMFTGHTGKDKGSQAAANIVDASQRKPILLQTALPQGAPSNILHGPTFIFPLSQQQPAAAASARSVSVKSPPAAAGSAASASASNSAAVSASATAAAAAAPMGFNYPNMPGNETQYLAILQNNAYPFPISAHVGAPPAYRGTHAQAMPFFNGSFYSSQMLHPPQIHHHQQHQQPPPQSQQSLQGHQNASISSGSSSSQKHLQNQQQRPHGNGVNGGGGNVQGFPAPKNQSSHRQQQQQQNQHVPHQARQLESEMGAEDSPSTADSRVSRANMSIYGQNFAMPIHPPPNFGFMTTAMMGGASGAASASGNHTEKKQQHGSKAGVEPTSSQAFPMSFASMNGATTTPGLDISSIAQNHPFLHHNNYHQLMAATAAQVTQQKKNYRVSEDGKTGGGDSSNVEEERKAMPGKASATVGQSIAFSRPELADTSVKGNSLIDSSPRSLNLGSAPGRASGSVMPAAINTVNAPSSQQQLQRNQPQQQMIQLHKQQQQFAAARSKTPATSNGSVYSDHHLPSSSSMATKFSNALSSFPQNLVQTSSGSPSQSPQWKSSVRTATTQVPSPTLSSSTSSSLKNLSQQQGRTQQSHTQISFAANAKSSTPQGQQAPNGNQSPSRPVMVGSPTTSSMSKSAGGSPRTTASTSTANKAGQASTLSSQQAKNVSSVPSRKSSPVGGRNVPSILGNPHITSTSDSATKPQLPQQQQQQQQLTKHAIQQAHLYISNAYIHAQASHSTGNTPAAPASGFYLQRNRREQQQLPQGSSGASSTGMLSMCPPVTLVNTSTSDPAKVVAAATAASNMKGGGLPPQGILHVTQFGAAQSSGNPHQLLPASYSYVRAVPTPVQVKPAEQKQPAVE, from the exons ATGGATAGGAACAGAGAAGCGAGAAGAGCAACCATGGCGGCTTCGAACGGTTTATCCAGACGTAGACACAGAGGTAGCAGCCTCAGAGACTCCCCAG AGGAGGATGGGCCAGTGGAGTTGCAAGAGACGGCGAGGCTGAGAGATCGAGGAGGGAACGGAAAGAAGGATCGAGATCGCGATCGGGACCGCGAGCGCGAGCGCGACAGGGATCGGCTGAGCCGGAGCAAGAGGAGGAGAGCCGATAGATTGCTCCACAGCAGAGAAGATGGCGGCGAGGAGAGTTCGGAGGAGAGCGTGAACGACGAAGAGGACGATGAGGACGACGACGGAGCCGCCTCCGTAAGGATGCTACCTCCGAACCCGCCGCCGCTATCGTCCTCGGCTACGGCCATGTCCAATCATCGGAAGAGCTTTCCTCCTCCGGCCAAAGTTTTTAGAGCAGCGCCGACGTGGAAAGCCGCCGACGAGATGATTGGCGTGTCGGTGCCCAGAAAAGCCCGGTCAG CGTCGACAAAGAGGTCGCACGAATGTTGGGCTTCAAGTGCTAGCGGAGTTGGTGCGGAGCAAATTCACCACCAGGCTTCGACATCGCCGGTGAGACCGAGCCACGTATCGATTTCGGTAGCGGCAGCGTCGCCAGCTCCGGCCTCGCCGTCTTCTTCCAATGCTTCGTTGCGTAAGAAGATG CCCAATGGACCCAAACTGCGGCCTCCCAAATCGTCGTCCAAGTCATCGTCCTCAGCTCAGGatgagatagagatagagatagcGGAGGTGCTGTACGGGATGCTGAGGCAGCCCCAGGGCCCTTCCAAGCAAGAAATCCTGGCCAACGATTCCGTCAAGTTCGATCCAAGAGAACTCAATAAGTCCTCCGGTGATGCCAAATCCAGAGTCTCGTCGCCGATCTCAAACTCTCCCTCTGCTGCACCTCAATCATCGTCGATTCCACCTCAGAATTCTAGCTCCTCTGTCACTCCCATCTCCGCTGTTG TGGCACCGAAGAGGAAAAAGCCGCGAGCGGTGAAGTACGACGATGAGAGCCCGTCGATTTTCACCGTCAGGAATAGTCCCATTTCGACCACGAACAAGGCCGAGATCGATCAGCCGGCGAAAATCGAAGCTTCGTCGTCGCCTAACTTGGAGAAGAAGCCAGGATCCGCAGCTGAAAACGGTGGAGTTCCGAACGATTTGGCCAATCCTCAAGTGGTACAGGCCTCGTTGGAGGCGCCGCCAGAGTCAACAGCCAAGGCGGAAAGCAACCCCCTATCGGATTCGAAGCCTTTAACGGGAGAGTCGGAGGGTAAAGATGTGGGCACCAGTAAGGAGGAGCCTCAGTCGCCCAAGAAGGAATCTCCTGTGGTCAGAGTGGATGATAATCGCGATGACGTGAAAGCGAATAAAGC GAATTCAACGATCTCTGAGGTGGAGAGCCACAAAGAAGAGAAGTTCCAGATAGATCTGATG GCTCCGCCTCCTCCTCCGTTGAGATCATCACCAGAAAGGGACGGTGAGATTGATTTTGTGGCCGTAGATCCTAAATCTATGGTCACAGATGCTGAAACG GAAATTAAGCCTGTTGTGAAGGAAGATGAGAAAGCGGTAAAAATATGCAAGGAAGAGGTGGTGAATGTTGAAAACGAGAAGGCGAAATCTTTGGCAGCGGAAGAAGCCCAATCACAGACGCCGGTCGTTGTTCGTAAGGAGAGGAACATCGACCTCCAGGTTGACTTGGAGAAGACCGATAGAGATAGCGGCACTGCTAGCGTAAGCGGCAACAAGTTACACCACCATGTTCAGAAGCAGCAGCCACAGCACGCTAGCACTGAAAGAA CCCAAACGAGCTCTCTACCTTTGCCAATGTCTGTCCCTGGCTGGCCGGGCGGTCTTCCTCCAATGGG ATATATGGCACCTCTACAAGGAGTTGTATCCATGGATGGCAGCACCGTATCTCCTGCTGCTGTACAA CCACCGCATTTGCTTTTCTCTCAACCTAGGCCAAAGAGGTGCGCAACGCATTGCTACATTGCACGGAATATACTGTGCGACCAGCGACTTGCGAGGATTAATCCGTTCTGGCCTGCGGCAGCTGGGTCTGCATCACTGTACGGGGCTAAGCCCTGCAATCTCAATGTGGTGCCTCCGGTAGAATTGCATGGAAACATTCCAGTTAGGGGGGTGAGCTCCACCCAGGATAAGGGGCAAGGTGTTGCTATGTTTACTGGTCATACTGGGAAGGATAAAGGTTCTCAAGCAGCAGCGAACATTGTGGATGCTTCCCAGAGAAAGCCAATTTTGCTTCAGACAGCTCTGCCCCAAGGAGCGCCTAGTAATATCTTG CATGGCCCTACTTTCATCTTTCCTCTGAGCCAGCAACAACCTGCGGCAGCTGCTTCTGCTCGATCTGTTTCTGTAAAGTCTCCTCCTGCTGCTGCTGGTAGTGCTGCTTCAGCAAGTGCTTCTAATTCTGCCGCAGTAAGTGCCTCAGCGACGGCAGCTGCTGCAGCAGCACCAATGGGCTTCAACTACCCAAACATGCCTGGGAACGAAACTCAGTATTTGGCAATTTTGCAGAACAATGCATATCCGTTCCCAATTTCTGCTCATGTTGGGGCACCGCCAGCTTATAGAGGAACCCATGCTCAGGCGATGCCATTCTTCAATGGGTCTTTCTATTCTTCTCAAATGCTCCATCCTCCGCAGATTCATCATCATCAGCAGCACCAGCAACCACCTCCTCAGTCACAGCAGAGCCTTCAAGGTCATCAGAATGCAAGCATTTCTAGTGGTTCGTCGTCGTCTCAGAAGCACTTGCAGAATCAGCAGCAGAGGCCACATGGAAATGGTGTCAATGGTGGCGGTGGAAACGTGCAAGGCTTTCCTGCCCCCAAAAACCAGTCTTCACATCGAcagcaacagcagcagcagAACCAGCATGTCCCTCACCAGGCTCGCCAACTTGAGTCTGAGATGGGCGCAGAAGATAGCCCTTCTACCGCTGATAGCCGTGTCTCTCGTGCAAACATGAGTATTTATGGTCAGAATTTTGCAATGCCGATACACCCTCCCCCCAACTTCGGTTTTATGACAACTGCAATGATGGGCGGTGCCAGTGGCGCCGCCAGTGCAAGTGGTAATCATACTGAGAAGAAACAACAGCATGGATCAAAGGCTGGAGTGGAACCTACATCATCTCAAGCTTTTCCTATGTCTTTTGCTTCCATGAATGGTGCTACTACCACTCCTGGTCTTGACATTTCATCCATTGCACAGAATCATCCTTTTCTTCATCATAATAATTATCATCAGCTCATGGCTGCCACCGCTGCCCAAGTGACTCAGCAGAAGAAAAATTACCGTGTTTCTGAAGATGGGAAAACTGGAGGAGGTGATTCTTCCAAtgtggaagaagaaaggaaggccATGCCAGGGAAGGCTTCAGCGACGGTTGGACAATCCATTGCCTTCTCTAGGCCAGAGTTGGCTGATACCTCAGTAAAGGGCAACAGTCTCATTGACAGCTCACCCCGAAGTCTCAACCTTGGGTCTGCTCCTGGCCGGGCGTCCGGTTCTGTTATGCCTGCTGCTATAAACACAGTGAATGCTCCTAGTTCTCAGCAGCAATTGCAGCGGAATCAACCACAGCAGCAGATGATTCAACTTCATAAGCAGCAGCAACAATTTGCTGCAGCTCGAAGCAAAACTCCAGCGACGAGTAATGGGAGTGTTTACTCAGATCATCACCTACCTTCATCGTCATCTATGGCCACAAAGTTTAGCAATGCTCTATCTTCTTTTCCCCAAAACCTTGTCCAAACCAGCAGCGGCAGCCCATCTCAGTCTCCTCAGTGGAAGAGTTCTGTACGGACAGCCACTACGCAAGTTCCTTCTCCAACTCTGTCCTCTTCAACCTCCTCATCcctaaaaaatctctctcaacaGCAAGGAAGGACCCAACAAAGTCACACGCAAATATCTTTTGCGGCTAATGCAAAATCTTCAACACCACAAGGGCAACAAGCCCCCAACGGCAACCAGTCCCCATCTCGTCCAGTGATGGTTGGCTCACCCACAACTTCCTCCATGTCGAAAAGCGCTGGTGGAAGCCCCAGGACTACTGCTTCCACTTCCACAGCCAACAAAGCTGGCCAAGCTTCTACGTTGTCGTCTCAGCAGGCGAAGAACGTCTCTTCAGTGCCTAGCAGGAAGTCATCTCCAGTTGGGGGGAGGAATGTTCCATCGATTCTTGGAAACCCACACATCACCTCTACTTCGGACAGTGCAACTAAGCCTCAATTGCCacaacagcagcagcaacagcagCAGTTAACAAAGCATGCGATTCAGCAAGCCCATCTATACATCTCTAACGCCTACATACATGCACAAGCTTCACATTCAACTGGTAATACCCCTGCAGCACCTGCAAGTGGGTTCTATCTTCAAAGAAACCGCCGTGAGCAGCAGCAGCTGCCACAGGGGTCATCGGGTGCATCCTCAACTGGGATGTTGTCGATGTGCCCTCCCGTTACACTTGTTAACACGAGCACTTCCGATCCTGCCAAGGTAGTTGCTGCTGCTACAGCTGCTAGCAACATGAAAGGTGGTGGCTTACCGCCACAGGGAATTCTCCATGTTACCCAGTTTGGTGCTGCACAGTCCTCCGGCAACCCGCATCAGCTTTTGCCTGCTAGCTATTCCTACGTGCGTGCGGTTCCCACCCCAGTTCAGGTGAAGCCGGCAGAGCAGAAACAACCAGCTGTTGAGTGA
- the LOC133882377 gene encoding protein TIME FOR COFFEE isoform X1 has protein sequence MDRNREARRATMAASNGLSRRRHRGSSLRDSPEEDGPVELQETARLRDRGGNGKKDRDRDRDRERERDRDRLSRSKRRRADRLLHSREDGGEESSEESVNDEEDDEDDDGAASVRMLPPNPPPLSSSATAMSNHRKSFPPPAKVFRAAPTWKAADEMIGVSVPRKARSASTKRSHECWASSASGVGAEQIHHQASTSPVRPSHVSISVAAASPAPASPSSSNASLRKKMKPNGPKLRPPKSSSKSSSSAQDEIEIEIAEVLYGMLRQPQGPSKQEILANDSVKFDPRELNKSSGDAKSRVSSPISNSPSAAPQSSSIPPQNSSSSVTPISAVVAPKRKKPRAVKYDDESPSIFTVRNSPISTTNKAEIDQPAKIEASSSPNLEKKPGSAAENGGVPNDLANPQVVQASLEAPPESTAKAESNPLSDSKPLTGESEGKDVGTSKEEPQSPKKESPVVRVDDNRDDVKANKANSTISEVESHKEEKFQIDLMAPPPPPLRSSPERDGEIDFVAVDPKSMVTDAETEIKPVVKEDEKAVKICKEEVVNVENEKAKSLAAEEAQSQTPVVVRKERNIDLQVDLEKTDRDSGTASVSGNKLHHHVQKQQPQHASTERTQTSSLPLPMSVPGWPGGLPPMGYMAPLQGVVSMDGSTVSPAAVQPPHLLFSQPRPKRCATHCYIARNILCDQRLARINPFWPAAAGSASLYGAKPCNLNVVPPVELHGNIPVRGVSSTQDKGQGVAMFTGHTGKDKGSQAAANIVDASQRKPILLQTALPQGAPSNILHGPTFIFPLSQQQPAAAASARSVSVKSPPAAAGSAASASASNSAAVSASATAAAAAAPMGFNYPNMPGNETQYLAILQNNAYPFPISAHVGAPPAYRGTHAQAMPFFNGSFYSSQMLHPPQIHHHQQHQQPPPQSQQSLQGHQNASISSGSSSSQKHLQNQQQRPHGNGVNGGGGNVQGFPAPKNQSSHRQQQQQQNQHVPHQARQLESEMGAEDSPSTADSRVSRANMSIYGQNFAMPIHPPPNFGFMTTAMMGGASGAASASGNHTEKKQQHGSKAGVEPTSSQAFPMSFASMNGATTTPGLDISSIAQNHPFLHHNNYHQLMAATAAQVTQQKKNYRVSEDGKTGGGDSSNVEEERKAMPGKASATVGQSIAFSRPELADTSVKGNSLIDSSPRSLNLGSAPGRASGSVMPAAINTVNAPSSQQQLQRNQPQQQMIQLHKQQQQFAAARSKTPATSNGSVYSDHHLPSSSSMATKFSNALSSFPQNLVQTSSGSPSQSPQWKSSVRTATTQVPSPTLSSSTSSSLKNLSQQQGRTQQSHTQISFAANAKSSTPQGQQAPNGNQSPSRPVMVGSPTTSSMSKSAGGSPRTTASTSTANKAGQASTLSSQQAKNVSSVPSRKSSPVGGRNVPSILGNPHITSTSDSATKPQLPQQQQQQQQLTKHAIQQAHLYISNAYIHAQASHSTGNTPAAPASGFYLQRNRREQQQLPQGSSGASSTGMLSMCPPVTLVNTSTSDPAKVVAAATAASNMKGGGLPPQGILHVTQFGAAQSSGNPHQLLPASYSYVRAVPTPVQVKPAEQKQPAVE, from the exons ATGGATAGGAACAGAGAAGCGAGAAGAGCAACCATGGCGGCTTCGAACGGTTTATCCAGACGTAGACACAGAGGTAGCAGCCTCAGAGACTCCCCAG AGGAGGATGGGCCAGTGGAGTTGCAAGAGACGGCGAGGCTGAGAGATCGAGGAGGGAACGGAAAGAAGGATCGAGATCGCGATCGGGACCGCGAGCGCGAGCGCGACAGGGATCGGCTGAGCCGGAGCAAGAGGAGGAGAGCCGATAGATTGCTCCACAGCAGAGAAGATGGCGGCGAGGAGAGTTCGGAGGAGAGCGTGAACGACGAAGAGGACGATGAGGACGACGACGGAGCCGCCTCCGTAAGGATGCTACCTCCGAACCCGCCGCCGCTATCGTCCTCGGCTACGGCCATGTCCAATCATCGGAAGAGCTTTCCTCCTCCGGCCAAAGTTTTTAGAGCAGCGCCGACGTGGAAAGCCGCCGACGAGATGATTGGCGTGTCGGTGCCCAGAAAAGCCCGGTCAG CGTCGACAAAGAGGTCGCACGAATGTTGGGCTTCAAGTGCTAGCGGAGTTGGTGCGGAGCAAATTCACCACCAGGCTTCGACATCGCCGGTGAGACCGAGCCACGTATCGATTTCGGTAGCGGCAGCGTCGCCAGCTCCGGCCTCGCCGTCTTCTTCCAATGCTTCGTTGCGTAAGAAGATG AAGCCCAATGGACCCAAACTGCGGCCTCCCAAATCGTCGTCCAAGTCATCGTCCTCAGCTCAGGatgagatagagatagagatagcGGAGGTGCTGTACGGGATGCTGAGGCAGCCCCAGGGCCCTTCCAAGCAAGAAATCCTGGCCAACGATTCCGTCAAGTTCGATCCAAGAGAACTCAATAAGTCCTCCGGTGATGCCAAATCCAGAGTCTCGTCGCCGATCTCAAACTCTCCCTCTGCTGCACCTCAATCATCGTCGATTCCACCTCAGAATTCTAGCTCCTCTGTCACTCCCATCTCCGCTGTTG TGGCACCGAAGAGGAAAAAGCCGCGAGCGGTGAAGTACGACGATGAGAGCCCGTCGATTTTCACCGTCAGGAATAGTCCCATTTCGACCACGAACAAGGCCGAGATCGATCAGCCGGCGAAAATCGAAGCTTCGTCGTCGCCTAACTTGGAGAAGAAGCCAGGATCCGCAGCTGAAAACGGTGGAGTTCCGAACGATTTGGCCAATCCTCAAGTGGTACAGGCCTCGTTGGAGGCGCCGCCAGAGTCAACAGCCAAGGCGGAAAGCAACCCCCTATCGGATTCGAAGCCTTTAACGGGAGAGTCGGAGGGTAAAGATGTGGGCACCAGTAAGGAGGAGCCTCAGTCGCCCAAGAAGGAATCTCCTGTGGTCAGAGTGGATGATAATCGCGATGACGTGAAAGCGAATAAAGC GAATTCAACGATCTCTGAGGTGGAGAGCCACAAAGAAGAGAAGTTCCAGATAGATCTGATG GCTCCGCCTCCTCCTCCGTTGAGATCATCACCAGAAAGGGACGGTGAGATTGATTTTGTGGCCGTAGATCCTAAATCTATGGTCACAGATGCTGAAACG GAAATTAAGCCTGTTGTGAAGGAAGATGAGAAAGCGGTAAAAATATGCAAGGAAGAGGTGGTGAATGTTGAAAACGAGAAGGCGAAATCTTTGGCAGCGGAAGAAGCCCAATCACAGACGCCGGTCGTTGTTCGTAAGGAGAGGAACATCGACCTCCAGGTTGACTTGGAGAAGACCGATAGAGATAGCGGCACTGCTAGCGTAAGCGGCAACAAGTTACACCACCATGTTCAGAAGCAGCAGCCACAGCACGCTAGCACTGAAAGAA CCCAAACGAGCTCTCTACCTTTGCCAATGTCTGTCCCTGGCTGGCCGGGCGGTCTTCCTCCAATGGG ATATATGGCACCTCTACAAGGAGTTGTATCCATGGATGGCAGCACCGTATCTCCTGCTGCTGTACAA CCACCGCATTTGCTTTTCTCTCAACCTAGGCCAAAGAGGTGCGCAACGCATTGCTACATTGCACGGAATATACTGTGCGACCAGCGACTTGCGAGGATTAATCCGTTCTGGCCTGCGGCAGCTGGGTCTGCATCACTGTACGGGGCTAAGCCCTGCAATCTCAATGTGGTGCCTCCGGTAGAATTGCATGGAAACATTCCAGTTAGGGGGGTGAGCTCCACCCAGGATAAGGGGCAAGGTGTTGCTATGTTTACTGGTCATACTGGGAAGGATAAAGGTTCTCAAGCAGCAGCGAACATTGTGGATGCTTCCCAGAGAAAGCCAATTTTGCTTCAGACAGCTCTGCCCCAAGGAGCGCCTAGTAATATCTTG CATGGCCCTACTTTCATCTTTCCTCTGAGCCAGCAACAACCTGCGGCAGCTGCTTCTGCTCGATCTGTTTCTGTAAAGTCTCCTCCTGCTGCTGCTGGTAGTGCTGCTTCAGCAAGTGCTTCTAATTCTGCCGCAGTAAGTGCCTCAGCGACGGCAGCTGCTGCAGCAGCACCAATGGGCTTCAACTACCCAAACATGCCTGGGAACGAAACTCAGTATTTGGCAATTTTGCAGAACAATGCATATCCGTTCCCAATTTCTGCTCATGTTGGGGCACCGCCAGCTTATAGAGGAACCCATGCTCAGGCGATGCCATTCTTCAATGGGTCTTTCTATTCTTCTCAAATGCTCCATCCTCCGCAGATTCATCATCATCAGCAGCACCAGCAACCACCTCCTCAGTCACAGCAGAGCCTTCAAGGTCATCAGAATGCAAGCATTTCTAGTGGTTCGTCGTCGTCTCAGAAGCACTTGCAGAATCAGCAGCAGAGGCCACATGGAAATGGTGTCAATGGTGGCGGTGGAAACGTGCAAGGCTTTCCTGCCCCCAAAAACCAGTCTTCACATCGAcagcaacagcagcagcagAACCAGCATGTCCCTCACCAGGCTCGCCAACTTGAGTCTGAGATGGGCGCAGAAGATAGCCCTTCTACCGCTGATAGCCGTGTCTCTCGTGCAAACATGAGTATTTATGGTCAGAATTTTGCAATGCCGATACACCCTCCCCCCAACTTCGGTTTTATGACAACTGCAATGATGGGCGGTGCCAGTGGCGCCGCCAGTGCAAGTGGTAATCATACTGAGAAGAAACAACAGCATGGATCAAAGGCTGGAGTGGAACCTACATCATCTCAAGCTTTTCCTATGTCTTTTGCTTCCATGAATGGTGCTACTACCACTCCTGGTCTTGACATTTCATCCATTGCACAGAATCATCCTTTTCTTCATCATAATAATTATCATCAGCTCATGGCTGCCACCGCTGCCCAAGTGACTCAGCAGAAGAAAAATTACCGTGTTTCTGAAGATGGGAAAACTGGAGGAGGTGATTCTTCCAAtgtggaagaagaaaggaaggccATGCCAGGGAAGGCTTCAGCGACGGTTGGACAATCCATTGCCTTCTCTAGGCCAGAGTTGGCTGATACCTCAGTAAAGGGCAACAGTCTCATTGACAGCTCACCCCGAAGTCTCAACCTTGGGTCTGCTCCTGGCCGGGCGTCCGGTTCTGTTATGCCTGCTGCTATAAACACAGTGAATGCTCCTAGTTCTCAGCAGCAATTGCAGCGGAATCAACCACAGCAGCAGATGATTCAACTTCATAAGCAGCAGCAACAATTTGCTGCAGCTCGAAGCAAAACTCCAGCGACGAGTAATGGGAGTGTTTACTCAGATCATCACCTACCTTCATCGTCATCTATGGCCACAAAGTTTAGCAATGCTCTATCTTCTTTTCCCCAAAACCTTGTCCAAACCAGCAGCGGCAGCCCATCTCAGTCTCCTCAGTGGAAGAGTTCTGTACGGACAGCCACTACGCAAGTTCCTTCTCCAACTCTGTCCTCTTCAACCTCCTCATCcctaaaaaatctctctcaacaGCAAGGAAGGACCCAACAAAGTCACACGCAAATATCTTTTGCGGCTAATGCAAAATCTTCAACACCACAAGGGCAACAAGCCCCCAACGGCAACCAGTCCCCATCTCGTCCAGTGATGGTTGGCTCACCCACAACTTCCTCCATGTCGAAAAGCGCTGGTGGAAGCCCCAGGACTACTGCTTCCACTTCCACAGCCAACAAAGCTGGCCAAGCTTCTACGTTGTCGTCTCAGCAGGCGAAGAACGTCTCTTCAGTGCCTAGCAGGAAGTCATCTCCAGTTGGGGGGAGGAATGTTCCATCGATTCTTGGAAACCCACACATCACCTCTACTTCGGACAGTGCAACTAAGCCTCAATTGCCacaacagcagcagcaacagcagCAGTTAACAAAGCATGCGATTCAGCAAGCCCATCTATACATCTCTAACGCCTACATACATGCACAAGCTTCACATTCAACTGGTAATACCCCTGCAGCACCTGCAAGTGGGTTCTATCTTCAAAGAAACCGCCGTGAGCAGCAGCAGCTGCCACAGGGGTCATCGGGTGCATCCTCAACTGGGATGTTGTCGATGTGCCCTCCCGTTACACTTGTTAACACGAGCACTTCCGATCCTGCCAAGGTAGTTGCTGCTGCTACAGCTGCTAGCAACATGAAAGGTGGTGGCTTACCGCCACAGGGAATTCTCCATGTTACCCAGTTTGGTGCTGCACAGTCCTCCGGCAACCCGCATCAGCTTTTGCCTGCTAGCTATTCCTACGTGCGTGCGGTTCCCACCCCAGTTCAGGTGAAGCCGGCAGAGCAGAAACAACCAGCTGTTGAGTGA